The DNA segment TGCATACAGATTTATGGGGTTCTAATTCAATCACCTTTATTACATCTACTAATTTGCTTATTTGCTTTTTTATCTGATCCACTTCTCTTTCATCACCATTGGCAACAATAGTCAATCGTGAAATCTTTGGATTCTCCGTCTCTTCACCTGTAAAGCTATCTATATTAAATCCCCGCCTTGTAAATAAGCCAGATACTCTGGTTACCACGCCATATTGATTATGTACCAATACTGATATTATATGCTTTGCCATT comes from the Clostridia bacterium genome and includes:
- the ilvN gene encoding acetolactate synthase small subunit codes for the protein MAKHIISVLVHNQYGVVTRVSGLFTRRGFNIDSFTGEETENPKISRLTIVANGDEREVDQIKKQISKLVDVIKVIELEPHKSVCRELVLMKVATTKETRSEVMQIVDIFRAKIVDVDTNALVIEITGDKDKVKAMEKLLARYGIIETVRTGTIALQRGNKGINDI